A single window of Leptolyngbya ohadii IS1 DNA harbors:
- a CDS encoding ABC transporter ATP-binding protein has product MIEADHLSKIYGTTSAIQDVTFSVEKGEILGFLGPNGAGKTTTMRILTGYLPATSGTARIAGFDVHENSMAVRQRIGYLPENPPLYTDMSVEGYLHFVGRLKGVPAGDRPTRVKLAMKRCGLLDKKQVLIRKLSKGYRQRVGIAQAIVHDPPAIILDEPTVGLDPRQIIEVRNLIKSLAGEHTIILSTHILPEVSMTCSRVAIINRGRVVAMNTPDQLMAQLAGGAGYELEVEGDSVLVQRQLEQLPFVKAIDLLSDEALPHAHHRYRITLDPEQQTGQSAGREIAGREIAAAIVSSGWGLHEMRRVQVSLEEVFLELTTEETIADETSTEISEESKVPEESSQDGASDQTIESVSAESSESVSSESRS; this is encoded by the coding sequence ATGATTGAAGCAGACCATCTGAGTAAGATTTACGGCACGACTTCCGCGATTCAGGACGTTACGTTCTCCGTCGAGAAGGGCGAAATTCTGGGCTTCCTGGGACCGAACGGAGCCGGAAAAACCACCACCATGCGGATCTTGACGGGCTATTTGCCTGCTACCAGCGGCACAGCACGGATCGCCGGATTCGATGTACATGAAAACTCGATGGCCGTGCGTCAGCGGATCGGCTACCTGCCGGAAAATCCGCCCCTCTATACCGATATGTCTGTAGAGGGCTATCTGCATTTTGTCGGTCGGCTCAAGGGAGTTCCAGCGGGCGATCGTCCGACGCGGGTCAAGCTGGCAATGAAGCGGTGCGGTCTGCTGGACAAGAAACAGGTTTTGATTCGCAAGCTGTCCAAAGGCTATCGACAGCGGGTAGGGATTGCCCAGGCGATCGTCCATGATCCGCCAGCGATTATTCTGGACGAACCTACGGTGGGGCTTGATCCCCGCCAGATTATCGAAGTGCGGAATCTGATTAAGAGCCTCGCGGGAGAGCATACGATTATTCTCTCGACCCACATCCTGCCGGAAGTCAGTATGACCTGTAGCCGGGTAGCGATTATTAACCGGGGTCGAGTTGTGGCAATGAATACGCCCGATCAGCTCATGGCGCAGTTGGCAGGCGGCGCGGGCTACGAACTGGAGGTCGAAGGCGATTCCGTTCTGGTACAGCGTCAGCTAGAGCAGTTGCCCTTTGTGAAGGCGATCGATCTCCTCTCCGATGAAGCATTACCCCACGCCCATCACCGCTATCGAATCACCCTCGATCCGGAACAGCAAACCGGACAGAGTGCAGGTCGAGAAATTGCAGGTCGAGAAATTGCGGCGGCGATCGTCTCCTCTGGCTGGGGACTGCACGAAATGCGGCGAGTCCAGGTCAGCCTGGAAGAAGTCTTCCTGGAACTGACGACAGAAGAAACGATCGCAGACGAAACATCGACTGAAATATCCGAGGAATCCAAAGTCCCAGAGGAGTCTTCTCAAGATGGGGCGAGCGACCAGACGATCGAATCTGTCTCCGCCGAGTCTTCAGAATCCGTATCTTCAGAGTCCCGGTCATAA
- a CDS encoding DUF6391 domain-containing protein, with protein MPSRTPLRRATRTALQRIVSGEWNLAVHPRCGTNFSVGILLTAGLTIGTSLVLPREPIGQLLGLGAATMTALQIAPELGGWAQKYVTTSIPFNLAIEDVQYLGERQGFPAHFVRVKWIER; from the coding sequence ATGCCTTCGAGGACGCCACTGCGTCGTGCTACCCGAACTGCCCTCCAGCGGATTGTGAGCGGCGAATGGAATCTGGCTGTTCATCCGCGGTGCGGCACGAATTTCTCTGTGGGCATTCTGCTGACCGCCGGACTGACGATCGGCACTTCCCTGGTTCTGCCCCGTGAACCGATCGGTCAACTGCTGGGACTGGGTGCAGCTACGATGACCGCCTTACAGATCGCCCCGGAGCTAGGTGGCTGGGCACAGAAGTATGTCACCACTTCGATTCCATTTAATCTGGCGATCGAGGATGTGCAGTATCTTGGGGAGCGGCAGGGGTTTCCGGCGCATTTTGTGCGGGTAAAGTGGATTGAGCGGTAG
- the aroF gene encoding 3-deoxy-7-phosphoheptulonate synthase translates to MQKAKLTLKTPAQSKSIVRISETVSVGGSDLLIVGGPCAVEDLAQMEAVASRLATGQIQALRGGVYKPRTSPYDFQGLGVEGLKILASVRDRYGLPVITEVMAISQIEEIAEYADVLQVGSRNMQNFDLLKALGQANKPILLKRGLAATIEEFVMAAEYVMSHGNPNVILCERGIRSFDTYTRNVLDLGAVVALKQITHLPVMVDPSHAAGKSELVPDLARAAIACGADGVIVECHPVPEKSVSDARQALSLEEMVSLARSLEPIAQAVGRTIPSAVTGNLPRFSYDLLPTAS, encoded by the coding sequence ATGCAAAAAGCAAAACTCACTCTCAAAACTCCCGCCCAGTCCAAATCGATCGTCCGTATCAGCGAAACCGTTAGCGTCGGCGGCTCTGACCTGCTGATTGTGGGCGGACCCTGCGCTGTCGAAGACCTTGCCCAGATGGAAGCGGTTGCCAGTCGGCTTGCCACAGGTCAAATCCAGGCATTGCGCGGCGGCGTGTACAAGCCCCGGACTTCTCCCTACGACTTCCAGGGACTTGGCGTAGAAGGACTAAAAATTCTGGCATCGGTGCGCGATCGCTACGGTCTGCCCGTAATCACGGAAGTCATGGCAATCTCGCAAATCGAAGAAATCGCCGAATATGCCGATGTGCTTCAGGTGGGTAGCCGCAATATGCAGAACTTCGACCTGCTGAAGGCACTGGGACAGGCAAATAAGCCGATTTTACTCAAGCGCGGTCTGGCAGCGACGATCGAGGAATTCGTGATGGCGGCGGAATACGTGATGAGCCACGGCAATCCGAATGTAATTCTGTGCGAGCGGGGCATTCGCAGCTTCGACACCTACACACGCAACGTGCTGGATCTGGGTGCGGTCGTTGCCCTCAAGCAAATTACCCACCTGCCCGTAATGGTTGACCCCAGCCATGCCGCCGGAAAGAGCGAACTGGTTCCCGACCTGGCAAGAGCGGCGATCGCCTGCGGTGCAGATGGCGTGATTGTGGAGTGTCATCCCGTCCCGGAAAAGTCTGTTTCTGATGCGCGTCAGGCACTTTCTCTGGAGGAAATGGTTTCTCTGGCGCGGAGTCTGGAGCCGATCGCTCAAGCCGTGGGTCGGACTATTCCTTCTGCTGTAACCGGGAATCTGCCCCGGTTTTCTTATGACCTGCTGCCGACCGCAAGCTAA
- a CDS encoding cytochrome c oxidase subunit II — translation MKQIPASLLTLVAGVLITLVSLWVGQHHGLMPEQASAQAPLVDRFFSVMVTIATALFIVVEGAILLFVIKFRKRRGDETDGLPIEGNIPLEIFWTAIPAIIVIGLSVYSVQVFEEMGGFGPGAPVAMAHMHGMSAGMSHHGTLVAQAAETPVAGDVAPSIGDPAVPDAKYGVGRANEFGGSPPADVTVNVTGMQFAWLFNYPEENITAGELHVPIGKDVQINITAQDVIHAFWVPQFRIKQDAMPGLPSELRFTATKVGTYPIVCAELCGSYHGGMRSQVIVHTQEDYDRWLTENRIAQQANPQQTIAVNPANLSDSEFLAPYGHEMGITAETLAQLH, via the coding sequence ATGAAACAAATTCCAGCTTCACTCCTAACTCTGGTTGCTGGTGTCCTAATTACGTTAGTCAGTCTGTGGGTCGGTCAGCATCACGGTTTAATGCCAGAGCAGGCCTCAGCGCAGGCTCCGCTAGTCGATCGTTTTTTTAGCGTAATGGTGACGATCGCCACCGCTCTATTCATCGTGGTAGAAGGCGCAATCCTGCTGTTTGTGATTAAATTCCGCAAGCGCAGAGGCGACGAAACCGACGGACTACCGATCGAAGGCAACATTCCTCTGGAGATTTTCTGGACTGCGATCCCCGCCATTATTGTGATTGGATTGAGCGTCTACAGTGTGCAAGTCTTTGAGGAAATGGGCGGCTTTGGTCCGGGCGCACCTGTTGCAATGGCTCACATGCATGGAATGTCTGCCGGAATGTCCCATCACGGAACGCTGGTGGCTCAGGCGGCTGAAACTCCCGTTGCCGGAGATGTGGCTCCCTCAATCGGAGATCCAGCTGTACCCGATGCCAAATATGGCGTGGGACGCGCCAATGAATTCGGCGGAAGTCCCCCTGCGGATGTAACGGTGAACGTGACCGGGATGCAGTTTGCCTGGCTGTTCAACTATCCGGAAGAAAACATTACTGCTGGAGAACTGCACGTTCCGATCGGCAAAGATGTGCAAATTAACATCACCGCCCAGGATGTGATTCATGCCTTCTGGGTGCCGCAGTTTCGGATCAAGCAGGACGCGATGCCCGGACTTCCCTCTGAGCTACGCTTCACCGCCACGAAGGTGGGAACCTATCCGATCGTCTGTGCCGAACTCTGCGGCAGCTATCACGGCGGAATGCGCTCCCAGGTAATCGTTCACACCCAGGAAGATTACGATCGCTGGCTGACGGAAAACCGCATTGCCCAGCAAGCAAATCCCCAGCAGACGATCGCGGTCAATCCTGCTAATCTCTCTGACTCTGAGTTTCTGGCTCCCTACGGTCACGAAATGGGCATAACGGCGGAAACGCTGGCACAGTTGCACTAA
- a CDS encoding ABC transporter permease, whose product MGIVLSNIIAIYRRELQSYFASPFAYIIAGVFWLLSGFFFVSILFSPEGLIAQVAVRDQVGITEPPIDVAYQFLTVFLGVLGSLALFILPMLSMGLYSEERKRGTIELLATSPVTNWAVALGKLLGVVTFFTTLVLPLMIYQAIALSAANPSAPPTVMLLGHFALILMGAGILSLGMFISSLTDSTIVAAILTFGLILLLWVVDLIAGAIGGPVGAALGHLSLVKNYTNLTQGIVDTSSLIVFLTYIVLGLFLTAQSIEAFRFQRN is encoded by the coding sequence ATGGGAATTGTGTTGAGCAACATCATCGCGATCTATCGGCGGGAGCTGCAAAGCTATTTTGCGTCGCCGTTTGCCTACATCATTGCGGGCGTGTTCTGGCTGCTGAGCGGCTTTTTCTTTGTGTCGATTCTGTTCAGCCCCGAAGGACTGATCGCCCAAGTCGCTGTTCGAGATCAGGTGGGCATTACCGAGCCGCCGATCGACGTAGCGTACCAGTTTCTCACCGTATTTCTCGGCGTGTTGGGATCGCTGGCACTCTTCATACTGCCTATGCTCTCGATGGGACTCTACAGCGAAGAACGCAAACGCGGCACGATCGAGCTTTTAGCTACTTCCCCGGTGACAAATTGGGCAGTTGCCCTCGGCAAACTCTTAGGAGTCGTCACCTTCTTTACTACGCTAGTCCTGCCGCTGATGATCTACCAGGCGATCGCCCTCAGTGCCGCCAATCCCTCTGCTCCACCCACCGTCATGCTTCTGGGACACTTTGCTCTGATCCTGATGGGAGCCGGCATCCTCTCTTTAGGAATGTTTATTTCTTCCCTGACCGATAGCACGATCGTTGCCGCCATCCTTACCTTTGGACTGATCCTGCTCCTGTGGGTGGTCGATCTGATTGCCGGAGCGATCGGCGGTCCTGTTGGTGCAGCCCTCGGACACCTATCCCTGGTGAAAAATTACACCAACCTCACGCAAGGCATCGTGGACACTAGCAGCCTCATCGTTTTCCTCACCTATATTGTTCTGGGACTCTTTTTGACTGCCCAATCGATCGAAGCCTTCCGCTTCCAGCGCAACTAA
- a CDS encoding DUF4340 domain-containing protein: MKIKPSTLFLLLTALLLGGVTFLVVQKQPQPQSPNQQAGQSEPVDLFAFTEQQVKTLSFSTPLRSLKFERDAAGKWQMIDPEKAPASDASIAFLLDLMASGTSDRNFAAPAAQREQYGFHQPLATIEVTLDNGEAHRLIVGEYDFNRSFLYALVDPASDANAELKVSLVSPSFENAVNRPLAEWKQSESQKEAAPAEPPAASPTPSPSPSPEASPSPSPEASPNPSPSPAASPSPGASASPTAPSP, encoded by the coding sequence ATGAAAATTAAACCTTCTACCCTTTTTCTGCTGCTCACTGCCCTGCTGCTGGGCGGCGTGACCTTCCTAGTCGTGCAGAAACAGCCCCAGCCGCAATCTCCAAACCAGCAGGCGGGACAAAGTGAACCCGTTGATCTGTTTGCCTTTACCGAGCAGCAGGTGAAAACCCTGTCGTTTAGTACCCCGTTGCGATCGCTGAAGTTTGAACGCGATGCCGCAGGCAAATGGCAAATGATCGATCCGGAAAAAGCCCCCGCTAGCGATGCCTCCATCGCCTTTCTGCTGGATCTCATGGCTTCTGGAACAAGCGATCGAAACTTTGCCGCTCCGGCAGCACAGCGAGAACAGTATGGCTTTCATCAACCCCTGGCAACGATCGAGGTGACGCTAGACAACGGAGAGGCACATCGTCTGATTGTGGGTGAGTACGACTTTAACCGCAGTTTCCTCTACGCCCTTGTCGATCCCGCCAGCGATGCCAACGCTGAACTCAAAGTCAGTCTGGTTTCTCCCAGCTTCGAGAATGCAGTGAATCGCCCGCTAGCCGAATGGAAGCAGAGCGAATCCCAGAAGGAAGCCGCGCCCGCCGAGCCTCCGGCAGCATCACCAACCCCATCGCCTTCTCCCAGCCCAGAAGCATCGCCTTCACCGAGTCCAGAAGCATCGCCAAATCCTTCACCCAGTCCAGCGGCTTCCCCTAGTCCGGGCGCGTCTGCCAGTCCCACCGCTCCGAGTCCGTAA
- a CDS encoding GldG family protein encodes MKLTKQFNWTHLKWLFWLSPMLVITGAIAGMVAGSWVGIPSGLIVAGLVIFGLWLAFLIYTQPNFWSRRSTQSGTNAILATLAVLAILGMVNFLAVRFNHRIDLTENQIFTLSPQSQEITQNLQQPVKVTIFSATPNPIDQQLLDNYRRLNSNFSYQYLDPQKEPGLAREYQVQTIGDVFVESGTNRRSIQTLTPEEKLSERRLTNGIAQITNSQPQKVYFLQGHGERSLEGGQGGFAQASQRLTEEGFQGAPLNLAENPEVPADTTVLVIASPQRALLESEVSALRNYLKRKGGLMLLIDPQTDPKLNPLLEEWGLQMSDRIVIDPAGEASGLGPGVTIINQYGDHPITRGFGNGISFYPLARPVQQRQIEGIQAASLLITSDRTTAQQVAENGELKFDAATDPKGPFAIGYALSRAVQPEPAPSPSPSPSPSPSPEASPAPSPTAEASPSPSPSPSPEATENQGESRLVVIGNSGFATDGIFGQQLNSDVFLNSMGWLSQRDDQVLAIRPKEVNNRRIVMSPQQQLSAAGLSLALLPAIAFTTAGFVWWKRR; translated from the coding sequence ATGAAACTGACCAAACAATTCAACTGGACCCATCTCAAGTGGCTGTTCTGGCTCAGTCCCATGCTAGTAATCACTGGCGCGATCGCTGGCATGGTGGCAGGAAGCTGGGTAGGGATTCCCTCCGGGCTGATCGTTGCCGGACTGGTGATCTTTGGGCTGTGGCTGGCATTCCTTATCTATACTCAGCCGAATTTCTGGAGCCGACGATCGACCCAGTCGGGCACGAATGCGATTCTGGCGACCCTGGCGGTGCTGGCGATCCTGGGAATGGTGAATTTTCTAGCGGTGCGGTTTAACCATCGGATAGACCTGACGGAAAACCAGATTTTTACTCTGTCGCCCCAGTCGCAAGAAATTACTCAGAATCTACAGCAGCCTGTTAAAGTCACGATTTTCTCCGCCACACCCAACCCGATCGATCAGCAACTACTAGACAACTATCGGCGGCTGAACTCGAACTTTAGCTATCAGTACCTCGATCCGCAAAAGGAACCGGGACTGGCGCGGGAATATCAGGTACAGACGATCGGGGATGTGTTTGTAGAGTCGGGAACGAACAGGCGATCGATCCAAACCCTGACCCCAGAGGAAAAGCTGTCTGAGCGACGGTTAACCAATGGGATTGCCCAGATTACGAACAGTCAGCCGCAAAAGGTCTATTTCTTGCAGGGACACGGCGAACGCAGTCTCGAAGGCGGGCAGGGCGGCTTTGCCCAGGCATCCCAGCGACTCACGGAAGAAGGCTTTCAGGGCGCACCGCTGAATTTGGCAGAAAATCCCGAAGTCCCGGCAGATACGACTGTGCTGGTGATCGCGAGTCCCCAGCGTGCCCTGCTGGAGTCGGAGGTCAGTGCCCTCAGGAACTACCTGAAGCGCAAGGGCGGCTTAATGCTGCTGATTGATCCCCAAACCGACCCCAAACTGAATCCGCTGCTGGAGGAGTGGGGGCTGCAAATGAGCGATCGCATCGTGATTGACCCCGCAGGAGAGGCTTCCGGTTTGGGTCCCGGCGTAACGATTATTAACCAGTACGGCGATCATCCGATTACGCGCGGCTTTGGCAACGGCATTTCCTTCTATCCGCTGGCGCGTCCGGTGCAGCAGCGACAAATTGAGGGCATTCAGGCAGCCAGCCTGCTAATTACCAGCGATCGCACGACTGCCCAGCAGGTCGCAGAAAACGGTGAACTCAAGTTCGATGCCGCCACCGATCCGAAGGGTCCCTTTGCGATCGGCTATGCTTTGAGCCGAGCCGTCCAACCGGAACCCGCACCCAGCCCTTCCCCCAGTCCCAGCCCTTCTCCCAGCCCAGAAGCGAGTCCGGCACCCAGCCCTACCGCTGAAGCAAGTCCCAGTCCCAGCCCTTCTCCCAGTCCGGAAGCCACTGAGAATCAGGGAGAGTCGCGGCTCGTCGTGATTGGCAACTCCGGCTTTGCCACCGACGGCATTTTTGGACAGCAGCTCAACAGCGATGTATTTCTGAATTCGATGGGCTGGCTGAGCCAGCGGGACGATCAGGTGTTGGCAATTCGTCCGAAGGAAGTCAATAATCGACGGATTGTGATGTCTCCTCAGCAACAATTGTCCGCCGCCGGATTGTCTCTGGCTTTGCTGCCTGCGATCGCCTTTACGACTGCGGGATTTGTGTGGTGGAAGCGGAGATAG